The Cellulomonas flavigena DSM 20109 DNA segment AACGGCGGCCGAGGCCGACGCGCGCCCCGTACCGGACTTCGAGGGCACCGCGCTGCGCTCGTGCCCGACCCCCTGACCTGGCCCGCTCGGCGTCGAGGTGCCCCCGAGCCGGGAATACCGGCCATGAGCACGCCGTTGGCTGCTCACATACCCCCTGGGGGTATTTTGCGCAGATGACGGTGGAGCACGGGTCGAGGAGAAGAGCCATGAGCAACGCGCACCAGGGCCACGACGTGCACGGCGAACGACGCAGCAGCGCGAGCCAGCGGCACGAGCTGTCCGTCGAGGACACTGATCCGCTGGCTCACGACCGCCACGGTGGGCACGACGCCGGCCAGATGGAGCACGAGGGCCACCACATGCCCGCGCATGTGGATGGGCACGACGCCGAGCACCGGCCCTCCGCGAGCCACCATGGCGAGCACATGGGCGCCGAGGGTGACCACGGCGGGCACGGGGCACACGGCGGTGGTCACGGTGACCACGTCGCCCTGTTCCGGCGCCTGTTCTGGATCAACCTCGCGCTCGCCGTGCCGACGGTCCTGCTCAGCGGGATGTTCGCCGACCTGCTCGGCTATGCCCTCCCCGACGTCCCGGGGCTCACCTGGGTCGCGCCGGCCCTCGGCACCGTGATCTACCTGTGGGGCGGACGGCCGTTCCTCACCGGAGCGGTCGCTGAGTTCCGGGCCCGCAAGCCGGGGATGATGCTGCTCATCGGGATGGCGATCACCGTGGCGTTCGTCGCCTCCTGGGGCGCGACCCTCGGGGTGCTCTCGCACGAGCTGGACTTCTGGTGGGAGCTGGCCCTGCTGGTCGTGATCATGCTGCTCGGCCACTGGCTGGAGATGCGGTCCCTGGCGCAGACCTCCTCCGCTCTGGACTCCCTGGCGGCGCTGCTGCCGGACGAGGCGGAGAAGGTCGACGGCGACTCCGTCGTCACGGTCGCTCCGTCCTCGCTCGCCCTGGGGGACGTCGTCATCGTCCGCCCGGGCGGCCGGGTGCCGGCCGACGGGCAGGTCGTCGAGGGCGCTGCCGACGTCGACGAGTCGATGATCACGGGCGAGTCGCGGCCGGTGTTCCGGACCGTCGGCGACCAGGTCGTCGCGGGAACCGTCTCGACCGACAGCGCCCTGCGCGTGAGGGTCGACGCCGTCGGTGACTCGACCGTGCTGGCCGGGATCCGACGACTGGTCGCCCAGGCGCAGTCGTCCACGACGCGTGCGCAGCTGCTGGCCGACCGCGCCGCCGGGTGGCTGTTCTGGTTCGCCCTGATCGCCGCCGTCATCACGGTCGCGATCTGGAGCGCCGTCGGGACACCGGACTTCGCGATCATCCGCGCCATCACGGTGCTCGTCATCGCCTGCCCGCACGCTCTCGGGCTCGCCATCCCGCTGGTGGTGTCGATCTCCACCGAACGCGCTGCCTGGGGTGGCGTGCTGGTCAAGGACCGTGCCGCACTCGAGCGGATGCGCGTGGTCGACACCGTCCTGTTCGACAAGACCGGGACGCTCACCAAGGGCGAGCCCGCCGTGCACGATGTCGCGACGACCGGGATCGGTGACGACGAGCTCCTTGCGCTGGCCGCCGCCGCGGAAGCCGACAGCGAGCACCCGCTGGCACGTGCGATCACCGCCGCAGCACACCATCGAGGGCTCACGGTGCCGCGCGCCGAGGACTTCCAGGCCTCGACGGCTGTCGGAGTCTCCGTCACCGTGGACGGACGCTGGGTCGCCGTCGGCGGCCCGAACCTCCTGGCCGAGCAGGGGCTCGATCCTCTGCCGGTGACCCAGCCCTGGTCCGACCGCGGACAGATCGTCCTGCACGTCGTGGTCGACGGCCGCGTGGCCGGAGCGCTAGGGCTCGCCGACGAGGTACGTCAGGAGTCCCGCGAGGCGGTCGACGCCCTTCACGCCCTCGGCATCCGCGTAATGATGATCACCGGTGACGCCGAGCCGGTGGCCAAGGCCGTGGGGACGGAACTCGGCATCGATCAGGTCTTCGCGGGCGTCCGCCCGGAGGACAAGAGCAGCACGGTGGCCTCCCTGCAGGGTGAGGGGCGGACCGTGGCGATGGTGGGTGACGGCGTCAACGACGCGCCCGCCCTCGCGCAGGCCGACGTCGGCGTCGCCATCGGTGCCGGCACGGACGTGGCCATCGCCTCGGCCGGGGTCATCCTCGCCTCCGACGACCCCCGGTCTGTCCTGTCCGTCATCCAGCTCTCCCGTGAGGGCTACCGGAAGATGAAGCAGAACCTGTGGTGGGCCGCCGGCTACAACATCGCCGCCGTGCCCCTCGCCGCCGGAGTCCTCGCGCCGGTGGGGTTCGTCCTGCCGATGGAGATCGGCGCGATCCTCATGTCCCTGTCCACGGTCGTCGTGGCCGCGAACGCCCAGCTCCTGCGGCGTCTTGACCTGAGCCCACAGGCCTTGACAGCCGCAGCACACGGGGCCCAGCGCGTCGGACCGCGGACAGCGGTGCCAGCTGCCTGAGCAGACGACCCCTTCATCGAATCTTCATCGCCGACGGGCCTTCGGTCGGCGGAGCCGCGCACGACGGTGAGCGAGGATCTTCACATGCGTTCTCGACTCCGCCTCGCCGCTGTCGTCGTTGCTGCCACCGCTGTGCTCGCCGGCTGCTCCGCCACCTCGGATGACGACGTCCTCGCCGACCTCGGGCTCGACGGCCTGACCGGTCAGGAGATCGTCACGCGACTCGACACCTCGACGGACAGCCGGCCGCTGAACTTCACGGCCTCCGTGCGCGAGGACGAGGTCCTCGTCGGCGACGGGACCGCCGAGGTCGCCGTGCCCCTCGACGAGGGCGAGTTCTACGTCTCGATCGCGCCGTACATCGAGACGACGCACGAGTGCTACTTCCACAGCCTCGCGACCTGCCAGGGCGAGTTGGTCGACGAACCGGTGGAGGTCACGATCACCGACGCCGACGGTGTTGTCCTCGTCGAGGAGAGCGCCACGACCTACTCCAACGGGTTCGTCGGCTACTGGCTCCCTGAAGACGTCGAGGGAACGATCGAGATCACTCAGGGCGACCTGAGCGGCAACGTTCCGTTCAGCACGACCGAGGGCAGCCCGACCTGTGTGACCACCCTCCAACTCACCTGATCGACACGGCCGCTCCGAGCGGGCTCGGCCTCCGGTCGCCGTCGACGCACAGAAGCCGGGGGTGTTGCTCAGCTCCGCGGCATTGGGCCGAGGTTGGCCGCAGCAACCACAGGTCCGAGTCGCGGGCGACAGTGCACCGCTGCGGTGCGGTCATGACCCCGCGCTGTCGAAGAATCACCCCAGCTCCCGGACGGAACGCCCGGCCGGGCACCGCCACTTAGCCTCGGCAGAAGCCCGCCATCTTCCGCTGGAAGTCACACCGATGCTCAACATGTCGCCCATCCGACCCCCTCACACGGTGTCAGGGTCAAGGGGGCCGTCACGACGGACGTGCGGGCGCCCGCCCGACGAGCACCGGTGGGGCGCCGCGGTGTCACAGCGGATGCACCCGTGTCGCGCCCGTCGTCCCGCCGGATCGCGCTCCGGCCCGTCGGTCTCGCGCGCCCCTCAGGCGAGCGACAGGAACAGCTTCTCGAGCTTCGCGACGTCGAGCGTCGGCTCCTCGTCCGCGTCCTGCGGCCGGGTCAGGCACTGCTGCATGCCCGACGCGATGATCGCGAACCCGGCGCGGTCGAGCGCCTTGGAGACGGCGGCGAGCTGCGTGACGACGTCCTCGCAGCCCGTGCCCTCGTCGATCATGCGGATGACGGCCGCAAGCTGGCCCTGCGCGCGCTTGAGCCGGTTGCTGACCTTGGCCATCTGCTCGGGGTCGAGCTCCACGGGGTCCTCCTGGGGTGTCGGTCGGTCGGGGGGAGTGTCAGCGTGCGCAGGTGCAGCGCTGGTCCTGCGGGACGGACGCCATGACGTCGTCGGCGTGCATGCCGCAGCCGTCCCAGGTCGTCTTGCGGCAGGTGGGGCACAGGGCGGGGTAGCACATGGGAGTCTCCTAGTGGTTCCGGTTCAGCGGGTGCGGGTCAGGTCGGGGCGGGTCGTGACGAGGCTGATCCACCCGCCCGAGAGGTTGCGGGCGTCGAGGCCGGCGGCCAGGACGACGCGGGTGGCGATGTGGGCGCGCACGCCGCTGGCGCAGTGCACGGCGACCGGGCGCCCGTCGGCGGCGTCGCGCACCTCGTCGAGGCGGTCGCGCAGCTCGGTGTGGGGGACGTTCAGCGCACCCTCGAGGTGGCCGCCGGCGAACTCCGCGCGGCTGCGGACGTCGAGGACGAGGTGGCTCGCCATGACGGCGTCGACCTCGGCGACCGTCCACTGCGGCATCGTGCCGTCCAGGACGTTCTGCGCGACGAACCCCAGCATGTTGACCGGGTCCTTCGCCGCGCCGTAGGGCGGGGCGTAGGCGAGCTCGAGCTCGGCGAGGTCGTCGGCCGTCATCCCCGCGCGCAGCGCGGTGGCGAGCACGTCGATCCGCTTGTCGACACCCTCGCGGCCCACGGCCTGCGCACCGAGCAGGCGACCGTCGGGGGCGAAGCTCGCGACGAGGTGCACCTGCTCCGCGCCGGGGAAGTAGCCCGCGTGGTGGCCCGCGTGGATCCGGACGGTCTCGTGCTCGACGCCGGCGCGCGCGAGCGTCGCCTGGCTCGCGCCGGTCACGGCGGCGGTGAGCCCGAACACCCGGACGATCGCGGTGCCCAGCACGGGGGCCTGCGGGGTCGTGCGCCGTCCGAGCATCGCGTCGGCGGCACGGCGGCCCTGCCGGTTCGCGGGGCCCGCCAGCGGCACGGGGCCGGTGTCGCCGGTGACGGCCTGGGTGACCTCGACGGCGTCGCCGACGGCCCAGACGTACGGGTCGGAGGTGCGCTGGTCGGCGTCGACCTTGATCGCGCCGCGCGCACCGAGCTCGAGCCCGGCGTCGCGGGCCAGGTCGCTCGCCGGGCGCACGCCCACGTTGACGACGACGACGTCGGCCGGCAGCCGCGTGCCGTCGGAGAGCGTGACGAGCGCGGCGCCGTCGTCGGTCGACGTGACGGCGGACGCCGAGACGCCCAGGTGCAGCGCGACGCCGTGCGCGCGCAGCTCGTCGGCGAGCAGCGGGGCGAGCTCGGCGTCCAGGGGCGGCAGCACGTGGTCGGCCAGCTCGACGAGCGCGACCTCCAGGCCGCGGGCGGCGAGCGCCTCGACGGCCTCCAGGCCGATGAAGCCCGCACCCACGACGACCGCGCGCCGAGGGCCGTCCGCGGGCAGGGCGGCGACGCGTGCGGTGAGCGCGTCGAGGTCGGGGATCGTGCGCAGTGCGTGCACCGCGGGGTGGTCCAGCCCCTCGACGGGCGGGCGCACGGCGACGGCTCCGGGGGCGAGCAGCAGCGCGTCATAGGGCAGCTCGTACGTGCCGTCGGCGTGCGTGACGGTGACGGTGCGGGCCGCGCGGTCGATCGCGGTGACGCGGCTGCCCGTGCGCACGTCGAGCGCGAGCGCCGCGCGCAGCGACTGCGGCGTGTGCAGGAGGAGGGCGTCGCGGCTCTCGATCTCGCCGGACAGGTGGTACGGGAGGCCGCAGTTGGCGAAGGAGACGTACTCGGACTGCTCGAGGACGACGATCGACGCCGTCTCGTCGAGCCGGCGGGCGCGAGCGGCGGCGCTCATGCCGCCCGCGACGCCACCGACGACGACGATCCGGCGTCCGGGGGTCGTGGCCGTGGGGGAGGAGGTCATGACACCAATATACCCCTGGGGGTATCGGTTGTCAGCCTTGTCGAGGGTGGGACGCGTCGCTTCACCCGGCCGTCACCGACGCCACGCCCACCGCGCCCACCGCCGCCCTACGGCCAGATACGGTCCAGGTCCAGGTAGGGGCCGAAGTACGGCTCCAGACCCCAGCTCTGCTCCAGCGTCCGGCCGGGTCGCAGGTGGAAGACGTCGGCCTCCGCGAGGGTGTCCTGGTTGTTGGCGAAGCCGGGCTCGTAGAGGTACTCGGGTGGGATGCCGTCGCAGACGGCGCCGACCTTGACGTCACCGGCCGGCAGGCCCGTGATGAGGTACTCGTCGCCCTGGTCGTCCGTCCGCCCGGACCTCAGCGCCTTGCCGGTGACCGCGTCGTACACCGTGACGGTCGAGGGGCCGTAGATGGGGTCCATGGTGCTCAGCACCGTGCCCCGGACCGCAGCCCGCGCGTTCGCGACCCGGACGGGGTCGGTGTCCTGCAGCCCGCGGTGCCGGGTGTCGCGCACGGTCAGCCGGTGACGGCCCGTGCCGACGAGGGTGACGCCCTCGAACCGGTGCGTCCCGCGGTCCGCCCTCGTGAACGTGTAGTCGGCCGGCAGGGACCGCACGAGCGCGTCGTCGGTGGCGAACCGGACCGTCCCGACGTACGGGCGCCCGGCCTGGCGGACCGTCACCGTGACGTCGAACGGCACCCCGGCGACGACGTGCGCCGGCGCCGACAGCCGCAACGTGGGTGCCGGCGCCCGGCCTCCGGCCGTCGCGGGTGGCGCCGCACCCAGCACGAGCCCGACCAGCACCAGCACCGCGACCGACCACCAGCCCGCCGTGCGTCGCGCCCTCGTGCGCCCTCGTCGCGGTGCCGACATGGCTGCCGCCCCCTCTCCCGGGGGCCGCCCGAGGCAGTGCGCCTCGTGACGGACGTGCCCCCGCGAACCGGCGTAGACCCCTGCGTGTGCTGTGGCAAGGACACCGACACCCGTGGAACGTTTCGGCGGTCGCGCCTCTCGGCGTTCTCGCCGTCCACCCGGGACGAACGACCCGGCGGCGACGGGCTGGTGCGGAACGCGTTCTTCCCGCGCTGCGACCCCGCTGCTAGCGTCCGTCACGTGCCAGGGCGGCTGCCGTGGCGCCGACGTCGGAAGCCGGGGGGCACCGCATGTTCCAGCACGTCCGCAGATCCGTCCTGCCTGTCGTCATCGCCTGCGTGGCGGTCGTGCCGCTCGGGCTCGCCGCCCACGCGGACCCTGGGCGCCCCGGCCGTGGCGGGCTCGACGACGCGGGCCGGGTCGCGCAGGAGCAGCGCGCCACCCGCGGCCAGAACGCGTTCAACGACCTGGTCGCCCGCACCGTCGCGGCACACCCCACCGAGGTCGTCGACTTCTCCTGGGACGGGGCCCGCGGCAGGGTCGTGGTGGCCGACGGCGCCGACGCGCTCGCGCGGGAGCTCACCGCCGCGGGGACGGTCGTCGGGACCGCCGCGCCGGGCGCCGTGCCGTACGGCAGCCGGTCGGCCGTCGAGCTCGCCGCCATCGAGCAGCTCCAGGCGGCGGGCGTGGAGTCCGTCGCGGCACGCTACGACGCGCCGACGCACTCGGTGCAGGTCACCGCGTGGACGGACGCGCCGGCGGCCACCGCCGAGCGCGTCGACGAGGCGCTCGGCGGACCGACGACCTTCGCGGCGTCGTCGCAGCCCGCGGTCGTCGTCACGTACGAGCCCGCGCGGGACGTCCCGCAGGAGAGCTCGACGCAGGGCGGTGAGGTCTACGGCGGGTGCACCGGGGGGTTCATGGCCACCCGCGGCTCCGCGTACGGGATCACCACGTCGGCGCACTGCACGTCGAAGCCCACGCGGTACGACGGTGACACCACGGGCAGCACCTACGTCGCGTCCGACAG contains these protein-coding regions:
- a CDS encoding heavy metal translocating P-type ATPase, yielding MSNAHQGHDVHGERRSSASQRHELSVEDTDPLAHDRHGGHDAGQMEHEGHHMPAHVDGHDAEHRPSASHHGEHMGAEGDHGGHGAHGGGHGDHVALFRRLFWINLALAVPTVLLSGMFADLLGYALPDVPGLTWVAPALGTVIYLWGGRPFLTGAVAEFRARKPGMMLLIGMAITVAFVASWGATLGVLSHELDFWWELALLVVIMLLGHWLEMRSLAQTSSALDSLAALLPDEAEKVDGDSVVTVAPSSLALGDVVIVRPGGRVPADGQVVEGAADVDESMITGESRPVFRTVGDQVVAGTVSTDSALRVRVDAVGDSTVLAGIRRLVAQAQSSTTRAQLLADRAAGWLFWFALIAAVITVAIWSAVGTPDFAIIRAITVLVIACPHALGLAIPLVVSISTERAAWGGVLVKDRAALERMRVVDTVLFDKTGTLTKGEPAVHDVATTGIGDDELLALAAAAEADSEHPLARAITAAAHHRGLTVPRAEDFQASTAVGVSVTVDGRWVAVGGPNLLAEQGLDPLPVTQPWSDRGQIVLHVVVDGRVAGALGLADEVRQESREAVDALHALGIRVMMITGDAEPVAKAVGTELGIDQVFAGVRPEDKSSTVASLQGEGRTVAMVGDGVNDAPALAQADVGVAIGAGTDVAIASAGVILASDDPRSVLSVIQLSREGYRKMKQNLWWAAGYNIAAVPLAAGVLAPVGFVLPMEIGAILMSLSTVVVAANAQLLRRLDLSPQALTAAAHGAQRVGPRTAVPAA
- a CDS encoding CueP family metal-binding protein, with amino-acid sequence MRSRLRLAAVVVAATAVLAGCSATSDDDVLADLGLDGLTGQEIVTRLDTSTDSRPLNFTASVREDEVLVGDGTAEVAVPLDEGEFYVSIAPYIETTHECYFHSLATCQGELVDEPVEVTITDADGVVLVEESATTYSNGFVGYWLPEDVEGTIEITQGDLSGNVPFSTTEGSPTCVTTLQLT
- a CDS encoding metal-sensitive transcriptional regulator, with translation MELDPEQMAKVSNRLKRAQGQLAAVIRMIDEGTGCEDVVTQLAAVSKALDRAGFAIIASGMQQCLTRPQDADEEPTLDVAKLEKLFLSLA
- a CDS encoding FAD-dependent oxidoreductase, translating into MTSSPTATTPGRRIVVVGGVAGGMSAAARARRLDETASIVVLEQSEYVSFANCGLPYHLSGEIESRDALLLHTPQSLRAALALDVRTGSRVTAIDRAARTVTVTHADGTYELPYDALLLAPGAVAVRPPVEGLDHPAVHALRTIPDLDALTARVAALPADGPRRAVVVGAGFIGLEAVEALAARGLEVALVELADHVLPPLDAELAPLLADELRAHGVALHLGVSASAVTSTDDGAALVTLSDGTRLPADVVVVNVGVRPASDLARDAGLELGARGAIKVDADQRTSDPYVWAVGDAVEVTQAVTGDTGPVPLAGPANRQGRRAADAMLGRRTTPQAPVLGTAIVRVFGLTAAVTGASQATLARAGVEHETVRIHAGHHAGYFPGAEQVHLVASFAPDGRLLGAQAVGREGVDKRIDVLATALRAGMTADDLAELELAYAPPYGAAKDPVNMLGFVAQNVLDGTMPQWTVAEVDAVMASHLVLDVRSRAEFAGGHLEGALNVPHTELRDRLDEVRDAADGRPVAVHCASGVRAHIATRVVLAAGLDARNLSGGWISLVTTRPDLTRTR